Proteins from one Flavobacterium sp. N2038 genomic window:
- the bioB gene encoding biotin synthase BioB: MSITKHNWTKDEIIAIYNKPLMDLLYEAATIHRQKHDPNVVQVSTLLSIKTGGCPEDCGYCPQAARYNTGVEGNDLMSVSQVKAQALRAKSSGSSRVCMGAAWRNVKDGEEFDQVLEMVRTINKLDMEVCCTLGMITENQAQRLAEAGLYAYNHNLDTSEDYYKDVISTRAFEDRLETIENVRKTNVTVCSGGIIGMGESIEDRAGMLVALSTLNPQPESVPINALVAVEGTPMEDEKPVEIWEMIRMVATTRIVMPETQVRLSAGRTNMSREGQAMCFFAGANSIFAGDKLLTTPNPDVHEDMKMFELLGLNPQKPFTKVSQPKTVEAEDSQFAPLGEKPKWSRPGHTIERNLEHSIKSKI; this comes from the coding sequence ATGAGCATTACAAAACACAACTGGACTAAAGACGAGATAATCGCCATATATAACAAACCCTTGATGGACCTTTTATATGAAGCTGCAACCATTCACAGGCAAAAACATGACCCTAACGTAGTTCAGGTTTCGACTCTATTATCTATCAAAACCGGAGGATGTCCTGAAGACTGTGGATATTGCCCGCAGGCTGCGCGCTATAACACAGGAGTTGAAGGGAATGACCTAATGAGTGTAAGTCAGGTAAAAGCACAGGCTCTTCGTGCAAAATCAAGTGGATCTTCACGCGTTTGTATGGGTGCTGCCTGGAGAAACGTAAAAGATGGTGAAGAATTTGATCAGGTTTTAGAGATGGTTCGTACCATTAATAAACTTGACATGGAGGTTTGCTGTACACTTGGTATGATTACTGAAAATCAGGCACAACGTTTAGCAGAAGCCGGTTTATATGCCTATAATCACAATTTAGATACCTCTGAAGATTATTATAAAGATGTTATTTCGACACGTGCTTTTGAGGACCGTCTAGAAACAATCGAAAACGTTCGTAAAACAAATGTTACTGTTTGTAGTGGCGGAATTATTGGAATGGGAGAAAGTATTGAAGACAGAGCGGGAATGCTTGTAGCTCTTTCTACTTTAAATCCACAACCGGAATCAGTGCCAATTAATGCTTTGGTAGCTGTTGAAGGAACTCCAATGGAAGATGAAAAACCAGTTGAAATCTGGGAAATGATCAGAATGGTGGCTACTACAAGAATTGTAATGCCAGAAACTCAGGTGCGTTTATCTGCAGGAAGAACAAATATGAGTCGTGAAGGACAGGCAATGTGCTTTTTTGCAGGGGCAAACTCAATTTTTGCCGGAGATAAATTACTTACAACCCCAAATCCTGATGTACACGAAGACATGAAGATGTTTGAACTTTTAGGATTAAATCCACAAAAACCATTCACAAAAGTTTCTCAGCCAAAAACAGTAGAAGCAGAAGATTCTCAATTTGCTCCTTTAGGCGAAAAACCAAAATGGTCAAGACCCGGACATACTATCGAAAGAAACCTTGAACATTCAATCAAATCAAAAATTTAA